In Danio aesculapii chromosome 12, fDanAes4.1, whole genome shotgun sequence, the sequence gatgatgatgatgatgatggcgtAGCGACTGTGGTTAGTCTTGTTTACGGTTACTAAGGCCTAATAATGCCAAGCGGAGCAGTTACGGCTGATTTAGCAGTGGGTGTGATGctgaaatatgtatttatatagatCTGGATATGACAGCTGTTCTCGGTTGCCTTGACTAACATGTAAACGAAAGAAGGCAGATCCTGCAACTTCCTGCTGCTCATTTCCTGTTTGACCACAGCAGGCTGTTAtaggtgtgtgtttatttcatGAACACGTTCATAATTAGCTGATGCAGATTTAGAGTCAGTGACTGCAGATAATCAGAGGGAACCTGTTCAGTGTCGACCAGAGCaacagcttgtgtgtgtgtgtgtgtgtgtgtgtgtgtgtgtgtgtgtgtgtgtgtttgcatgttatttctgtatgtgtgttggtgtgtttttgtttgtgcacgtatgtatgtgtgtttttgtgtgcgagtccaagtgtatatgtgtgtgtgtgtgtgtgtgtgtcccgcaGGACAGACTGCACAGACTCTGGGAAACTGACCTCTGTGAGTGTCTGTCATACAGCTGCAGCTCATctctgtcgtgtgtgtgtgtgtgtgtgtaggatcaGGATTGAGGAGGAATACGCCAAAAACCTGTCCAAACTCTCACAGACACCGCTGGCGGCGCAGGAGGAAgggtatgacacacacacacacccaaacaaacacacacacaaatcaatacACGTACACatgcttacacacacatgcatatatacacacacacacccacacacacacacatacacacacacacacacacacaaatgaatacaCGCACACatgcttacacacacatgcaaacacacacacacacacacacacacacacacacacacacacacagtgtcacACAGATGTGCAGAACTGACGTCAGGCtgatgtgtgtgtatttctgtatgtgtgtatttgagtatgtgtgtgtgtgtgtgtgtgtgtgtgtgttgtccagtGTTCAGTGTGTCTGATTGTTGCTCCTGCACTGAATGCTGGGATTGTTTTACACACAATAGCGAGCGTGTCCCAGAATCCCCGGCGgcccacagacagacacacacacacacaatcccagCATTCTCTGCTTTGAGTCTCAttgtgaggagtgtgtgtgtgttcctgaacGCTGCGCTCGCGTCACTGACATGCAGAGTCACCAAAGGTCGCGACCTCTGACCCTGAACGACTGACCTCTGAGGGCCGCTACAGGACAGAGCTCCTTCAGagcatcagcacacacacacacacacacacacatacagagaaatacatgcaaacacactcacacacaagcacacacgcacacacacacacacagaaatacatgcaaacacacacacacacagaaatacatgcaaacacacacacacacacacacacacacacacacacacacagaaatacatgcaaacacacacacactcacatgcacacacaaatacataaaagcatacacacacacactcactctcacacaaaaactcatgcaaacacacacacatacacacacatattcagaAATACacctgcacacatacacactttaatacacacacacaaattcataaacatataaacacactcttacaaacagaaatacatgcaaacacactcacattcacacacacacacacacacacacacattcacacacacacatgcgcacatacACACTTTCATGATCACACAAattcatacacacataaacacacatttacatacacacaaacagaaatacatgcaaacacacacacattctcacacacacacacatacacagaaatacacatacacactttcatacacacacgcacacacacgcacacacacacacacttatacagacATGCAggcatatttctgaaaacaacactatatttgtTACTTGTCCAGAAACGCTTCTTGATTGAAGAGTTCTGAGAAATCTGGACCAGAATcaagacagaaactcagagtgaGAGCAGCGCTTGACAAAAACATCCCAAACATCTGTGGAATGAGGCGTCCAGACCCATTCAGTCTGATTATTCTGTGCACAACATCAgcacagtgacacacacacacacacacacacacacacacacacacacacacacacacacacacacacacacacacgacttcAGCATGCAGATGTGCAAAGGAAAGTTCAGGACGAGtcaaaaataaacagaataattaaTAAGGATAAAAATAAActgcaacacggtggctcagtggttagcactgtcgcctcacagcaagaaggtcgctggttcgagtcccggctgggtcagttggtgtttctgtgtggagtttacatgttctccccgtgttggtgtgggtttcctccgggtgctccggtttcccccacagtccaaacacatgcgctataggggaactgatcaactaaattggccgtagtgtatgagtgtgagaatgagtgtgtatgggtgtttgccagtactgggttgcagctggaagggcatccgctgtgtcaaacatatgctggaatagttggttcattccactgtgacgacccctgataaataaagggactaagctgaaaagcaaatgaatgagtgaatgaatgaatagatgaatggatgaatgagtgaataaattaatgaatgaaggaatgagtgaatgaatgaatgagtgagtgagtgagtgagtgagtgagtgagtgagtgagtgagtgaatgatggTAATGCAGGTATTCATGTCGTGTTTTGTCAGAACTCTTGGAGAAGCCTGGACTCAGCTGAAGAAAAGCCTGACGGACGAAGCAGAGGTTCATCTCAAGTTCTCCTCAAAGGTGAAGcagattaaacacacacacacacacacacccacacacccacacacacacacacacacacacactgtatacaaatatgcatgcatacacatgcagatgcacacacacgcatacatatgcacacatgcacgcacgcatacacacacatacacatgcacatgcatacacacactcgcgtgcacacacacccacatgtatacacacacacggacatgcacacacacatgcataccaACACAttcatatacataatacatatacatacataaatatgcacacacacacacacacacacacacacacacacactgctgaacagTGAACTGAACGGTGCTGCTCTACACACACAGCTGGTCAGCAGGAATGTGGCCAGTGGTGTGTGTTGCACTCTCTAAAGAATACTACAGcagatgtcacacacacacacacacacacacacacacacacacacacacacacacacacagacacacacacacacatgcacacaaacaaatgcacacagtacagatacatgcacacacacatgcacagaaatGCACATAATCACACTCGCAgagatgcatacacacacacacacacacacacacacacacacacacacactgtatataaaTGACTAACAGGGGAATTACAGAGTAGAAATGGGCAACAAAAACTAGGATGTTGCTCCAGGCTGCAGTTTCtggttcagtgtgtgtgtgtgtgtgtgtgtgtgtgtgtgtgtgtgtgtgtgtgtgtgtgtgtgtgtgtgtgtgtgtgtgtgtgtgtgtgtgtgtgccacagTCCTGCTCATCAGAATCAGGAGAAATAAGTCATCATCATGTGTCCGAGATGTTTAGTTATTGTGTCtatgctgtatgtgtgtgtatattgtgtgtgtgtgtgtgtgtatatgtgtatgtattgtgtgtgtgtgtgtaacgtgAGTCTTCCTCTTCAGCTTCACAGTGAGGTGGAAAAGCCTCTGCTGGTGTTTCGGGAAAACTTCAAGAAGGACATGAAGAAGTTTGACCATCAGATGTCAGACCTGCGCAAGCATCTGTCCAGCCGGCACGCGGCCGTGGAGAAGGTCTGACTGTTTCTGCCTGCTTTTCATTAGTGTAtaagcctgacaggtttatcagcagctgaagggtttattctgagataacaaccgtCTGGATGTGCTTTATCCTGATTATTACACAGATACTGGACACTAAACAGAAACATTAGACACTAAACAGTGTTCTGAGCTGGAATAGTtcattaattaaacacaaagctgacagactcaaacagctgatggagtatacactaacctgaccaTTATTcacacactagatggagacagacagactaaaacagctgatggagtatacactaacctgaccaTTATTcacacactagatggagacagacagactcaaacagctgatggagtatacactaacctgaccaTTATTCACACACTAGagggagacagacagactcaaacagctgatggagtatacactaacctgaccaTTATTcacacactagatggagacaaacagactcaaacagctgatggagtatacactaacctgaccattattcagtcactagatggagacagacagactaaaacacaATGCTGACAGAATGAAATCAGCTTTCCATATACAGCAGATCCTCTGGCTCCTCTCCAGTTTCATGGATTTTTCTCATGCATTATTAAGTCCAGCATGTGTTCTGGAGAAGAGGAGCATTTCCATCTCTGGAGCCCGTCAGCTTTCTATAAATAATCTCCTGCCCTGTACTACAATGACCTTCTCAAACTGCACTTACTGGACAAACGCCAACACTCTTCACGCAGTGTAATTCCCCAAACACACATGTGCAAatcttaaaacattaaaacaacttATTTGATCAAGCTGTTTCACATGATCGACAGCTCCCGTTTGTCTGCTTCAGAATTCCAGCTTTATTTCAGCGCTACGCTTTTATTTCTCCACTTTTTAACAGTGGATCATGTGGAAATATGGACAGTTCACCTAAACACTCatattttcatcatttactcacactcaagagGCTCTAAAcactcttctgttaaacactaaacaagatattctgacaAATGCTGGAAATAACAGCTATTTACATCCACAGAAGGAACAAaatatactattgaagtcaatgtgTTTATCCAGCATTCCCCAGATTATCTttaattgtgttcaacagaagaaagaaacccaaagaGGTTTGATTGATgaagaaatgatgacagaattgacatttttgtgcacactgtccctttaaatgatcAAATCTAAAATTGAAATGGTCTTCATCCACTGGACTGTCTTGATTTACTGTTCGCACAGCTCCAGATGCTCCAGAACTGTAGATATAgtcaataaaacacatttttctcCTCTTCATCAGGCCCGTAGAGCTCTGGCTGACCGGCAGAAGGATCTGGAGTCCAAAACTCAGCAGATGGAGATTAAAGTCAACAGTAAGACGGAGGAGGACATCAAGAAAGCGCGACGGAAATCCACACAGGCGGGTCAGTGGATCAGTCCTGCAGTAAAGCATCATATACTGGCATTCATGATGAGACGAACACGAGAACAATCGAAGagactgaaaacaacaacaacaacaacaacaacaacaacgcaaGATTTCAAATACTAAATAACTCTAGTATACTGTAGTAATGAACTTATAGTAAACACTAATGTTTTTGAGCCATGCTATAGTAAAGAACTTGATTTCTTGTTCtggtgattctaaagttgctatggtaacacaacaactatagtaattgatttgttgttgtgattctacagttgctatggcaacacaacagctatagAATTTCATCTAttgtagtgattctatagttgctatggtgacaaaaCAACTATAATGATTtatttgttgtggtaattctatagtagTTGACCTGCAGTGGTGAAAATATGTTGTGgtggttctatagttgctatggtaacacaactatagtaactgatctgttgtggtgattctacagttgctatggtaacacaacaactatagtaattgatctgttgtggtgattctacagttgctatggaaacacaacaactatagtaattgatctgttgtggtgattctatagttgctatggtaacacaacaactatagtaattgatctgttgtggtgattctacagttgctatggaaacacaacaactatagtaattgatctgttgtggtgattctatagttgatACGGTAACACGACAGCTATAGAAATTCTTATATTGTGGcaattctacggttgctatggtgaCAAAACTACTAAAGTAATTGACTTGTTGTGtcgattctacagttactatggtaacaaaacaataaatttgTTGTGGAAATTCtatggtaattgatctgttgtggtgattctacagttgctatggcaacacaacagctatagAAATTCTTATATTGTGgcgattctacggttgctatggtgaCAAAACTACTAAAGTAATTGACCTGTTGTgtcgattctacagttgctatggtcacAAAACAGTTAATTTGTTGTGGAAATTCtatggtaattgatctgttgtggtgaatctacagttgctatggtaacacaactatagaacttgatctgtggtggtgattctacagtaattgatctgacaaatgacccaatactgtagttttctacagcaAATATGACCTTATTCTTCTATGTGGAAGTAAAGCTCTTTTCtgtgattgttttaaaacttctgATTCATTTGGAAATGGGGAAataactaggaataataaaccgcaGTAAACAGTTAAACTACTTACAAACAGCAGTGTTCATGACAGTgcagagaaatattaaataatataataaataccaGATTGCAGCATCAATCAGTATAACAGGCTGTTTTTACAGCTAAGAATACGGTTCCATTGGCCGTGCATAATCTTACATCAAAGAATAAGGTCAGTATGGTATATATTGCGACAATACATCAGTTTACTATGGTAAAAGCTAgagtatactacagtgtttagTACTTTGTTACAGTGTTAATACTACTACAGTCTGCTGgaacattcattaacaaagtgttgtaaatatataatttactatggtatggttcaaaaacagtgTAGTGTTTACTATAATTACTACAGAATGAGGGATAAGAGTTTACAGTGGAGCATCAGTCCCAGATGAATGCTGCTGTTTGGCTCCCTCTAGTGTTACACTGTGGTAGTGTTATTAAAGAGCAGttcacacacactgctgaacacACATGCCAAAACCAGTGCAAAACTTACATAGTTTTTAAAAGCGTGTATGAGTTTCCATAGAGATACAGCTTTATTAGTAGTGCagagctgtgtgtttgtgttagtgcTGAGcaatgaactgtgtgtgtgtctgcaggtgaTGATCTGATGAGGTGTGTCGACCTGTACAATCAGTGCCAGTCCAAGTGGTTTGAGGAGATGGTGACAAGCAGTctggtaaaacacacacacacatacacacacacacacacacacacacacacacacacaatacataaatatacaaacactCACTCCTGTTGATACATTcgctctcacatacacacacacacacacacacacaaaatattcacacactcaaacaaataactataaaatataaagagAAATCTAAAGTTTTGGGAGATAAATGGTTGTGTTGCAGCAGAGAAACCCAAAGCATcatttaatacaataatacagCACATCAAAAAGCAATAAAACTATGATATACATACAAAATCCTTTCTTCTCGAACTGGTATTAAATTTAAAGAACGAGTGATTTATGTTTTTGGTGATGGTGTGTATCTGCAGGAGCTGGAGCATCTGGAGGTGGAGCGAGTGGAGATGATCAGACAACATCTGTGTCAGTATACAACACTACGACACGAAACAGACATGTTCAACCAAAGCGTGAGTTGAGCAGCATTCACACTCATTACTGTGCTTTAATTCAGATTATCTGTCAATAAACAACACCAAACAGACACCAACAGCAGCATTCACACTCATTACTGCGCTTTAATTCAGATTATCTGTCAATAAACAACACCAAACAGACACCAACAGCAGTATTCACACTCATTACTGTGCTTTAATTCAGATTATCTGTAAATAAACAACACCAAACAGACACCAACAGCAGCATTCACACTCATTACTGAGCTTCAATTCAGATTATCTGTCAATAAACAACACTATAACACCCGGTCAGCAGCATTCACACTCATTATTGCACGTTAATTCAGATTATCTGTCAATAAACAATGCTATAACACCAAACAGATGCCATCAGCTACATTCACACTTATTACTGAGCTTTAATTCAGATTATCTGCCAATAAACCAAACTAGAACAACAAACAGACACAATCAGCCGCATTCACACTCATTACTGAGCTTTAATTCAGATTATCTGCCAATAAACCAAACTAGAACAACAAACAGACACAATCAGCCGCATTCACACTCATTACTGAGATTTAATTCAGATTATCTGTCAATAAACAACACCATAACACCAAATAGACACCATCAGCTGTATTCACACTCATCAAACATCATTGTAGACttgttaaacagcagatggcgctctagggtagtttatAATGGTGTTCAGAATCCATTCAAGTGAGAAGTGCATTTGTAAATCTCAGAATGAATGCATCCTTTATCCATCTGATTCATcagataataaatgaaatatcagAATGTACATTTTTCAGTGCACAATAAATCATGCACATTGTTTTCTGTGTGTATTGTGATCTATTGTAATGCACTGTTGTTCATGTGCAGACAATAGAGCCGGTGGACAAGCTGCTGCACTGCGTGGATCCTGCCAGAGACAGAGAATTATGGGTAAAAGAACACAAGACTGGCGAGGTCAGACCAGTGGACATGGAGATCTGAGACACAGAAACACAAAGTAGACCAGTTCACGTGTCAAGACTGAGGAGCAAACGAAATGACACACTTCCACTGAGAGGAAATGAAGAGACTGTGTGAATATCAGCAGGATTTAAAGCCATGCACTGATCTGAAAACAGTGTTCAACAGGACTTTATTCATATGAATTATAGTACTAATATATAAATGCTGCTGTTACATTTAAATAGTACAAACTGTTTTAATTCTGCACTGCAAATAGATGCCTTTCCTATATAGAGGTCTTGTCTTGtagttgaaatgtatttattttataagtgATTAATTTCTGGTATATACTAcactgtttttgaaccatactatagtaacaTGTGTTATAGTgtgtatattacaatatttatcaataaatgctccagcatactgaaGTATTAActgtagtgaactgataaactgtaataaatactgtagtatacttcagtttttactACAGCAAATCATGATGTAATATAATagaccctatagttgtagaaaatctgtagaatcacaacagaatTTCTATAGCTGtttagttaccatagcaactgtagaattaccacaagagataaattactatagttgatgatgtgttaccatagcaactgtaaaatcaccacaaaagatcaattgctgtagttgctgtgttaccatagcaactgtagaatcaccacaacagatcaattactgtagttattgt encodes:
- the LOC130238785 gene encoding growth arrest-specific protein 7-like, yielding MSGSFCRSLYAFTGEQHREGLRFQPGELILITQAPDGGWWEGEKDGARGWFPSTYVQMEQCVDEPLPKDWRSYISPQGRQYYVNTISHETTWERPSSTPGTPKTPLKHTHSGSTVNGFHANGSPLHQTEASHVLMRKTSTDQQSPVSTSPVRKHESPSTITMNSVTFPLPLHMSEQQLLKPDEWSYCDYFWADRKEVQGSSSGFEVLLQKQLKGKQMQKEMAEFVRERIRIEEEYAKNLSKLSQTPLAAQEEGTLGEAWTQLKKSLTDEAEVHLKFSSKLHSEVEKPLLVFRENFKKDMKKFDHQMSDLRKHLSSRHAAVEKARRALADRQKDLESKTQQMEIKVNSKTEEDIKKARRKSTQAGDDLMRCVDLYNQCQSKWFEEMVTSSLELEHLEVERVEMIRQHLCQYTTLRHETDMFNQSTIEPVDKLLHCVDPARDRELWVKEHKTGEVRPVDMEI